Below is a window of Maylandia zebra isolate NMK-2024a linkage group LG19, Mzebra_GT3a, whole genome shotgun sequence DNA.
CTCAGCTCCTGAGTCCCTTACGCCCACAGAGGCACCACCTGCTCCTGCAGAGCTCTCAGCTGTACCTCAGAGCTCTTCCTCTGATCCTCCCTGTTTCAACGGACCACAGGAATGCAATGGAGACGTGCTGGAGGATGTAGATCCCTCTTCTCCTGAGCTGGAGGTATGCGAGCTGGTAGAGGAGCAGGCACAGGCAGGCCTGTCTGTATCCAATACCGGTTGTGGAGGACTGGAACTGAGTCTGACCACTGGACGTTTAGCCCCAACACCAGGCACTGTGTGCTCACTCAGGGATGGGGATTCAAGTAGCAGGGAAGTGGAGGAGGGGGAGGTGTTGCTCCTCAGTGTGGAAGAGGTGTTACAGACATTGGATCCCCTTCAACCTGGTCGAGACTCTCTTCATACACAGCCGGTtaggacacatactcacacacacacagctatggACAGAGCACACACTCAGATGTACATACAGCTGGATGCAGCTCACAACTACACACAGATTCAAACAGGCAGGACTAATACAGTGGCAGGCCATggtgctcacacacatacatcttCCTTTGACCCTCCTTCAGCCTCCAAGCCCCCACCAGTCCGCCTTAACCGCAAACGATCTCATTCAGAGAGTGACAGGGAAAAAGTGAAACCTCTCCCGATTGCTTCTATCCTGCAGGGCTCTTCCTCAAACTCACACACTCCTAATCCCTCTCACACATTGCACACACATCCACCCACGCCTTCCCTAACAGTACCAGCACACACATACTCATCGCTTCCCAACGGAGCACCTCCTAAGCCCAGTCGACCTGCGCCGAACCACAATAAAGGTGCCAGGAAACATCCGGAGCCAAGCCCTAAGAAGCCACATGTCAAGGCTCGCACTGGTGGCGCTTCCAAGACAAAGGAAAGAAGCAAAGACCAGCGGTTGATGGCAGGCTGCCTGGTACCTCCAGCACCTGCGAGGCCTCCATATAAGAAGCCAGTGGAGAAGAAGGGCTGTAAATGTGGAAGAGCCACTCAGAATCCGTCTGTGTTGACCTGCAGGGGACAGCGTTGTCCCTGTTATTCAAACCGCAAGGTAAAACCATTAATCTATTAAATGAGCACATTATACGCTTAAAGATTAATGCTGTCATTATGTGAGTTTGTGTAGATTGTTCATGCTGCTATTTTATGTGTTAGTGTAAACATATGACAACGATGTTTtagtacttttgtttctaaccCAAAGAAAACAAGTAATGGAAAAAATAGATGATGTATTAGTCTGCTGTTAGATGATATATTCatgatatatgatatatataaatattcaaACTTAGTAAAGGCAGGTTTTTGTATTCTTTTGTGACAGTATCAGAAACTGAGAGCTTTGCATCGTTTGTGCCACACTGGCCCTGTGTAGCTAGAGTAACGCTGTTGTCTGCTTTCTCTGATCTTTCGCAGGCATGCTTGGACTGCATCTGTCGAGGTTGCCAGAACTCCTACATGGCCAATGGTGAGAAAAAGCTCGAGGCCTTTGCAGTGCCAGAGAAGGCCTTAGAACAGACGCGGCTTACGCTTGGTATCAACCTCACCAGCATCACAGCAGCCGCCGCCCTCCGCAACCCGGCAACCACCAGCATCCGCGCAAACACCCTCCTCAATGTTGCCACCGCAACAGGGACCCCCGTTTCGACAGCTTTCCTGTCCTCCAGCCCCCCACAAGAGCCCAACTATGAGGAGAGCCTCGAGTTGCTGATCGGCTGAGAGGCTGGGACTCCAAAAATAGACAGCATGGTGCTGATAGAATGTGACAACTCATCATTGTCTGTCAGAAAACGTGTACCTACCCCATTGAGGGGAAGGAAATCTAAGGCAGCTATGGGTCTGTCCTGTCCTGTAATCTGCTTTCCTTCTGTGTCA
It encodes the following:
- the msl2a gene encoding E3 ubiquitin-protein ligase MSL2a, whose product is MNPVNATALYVSASRAVLQCDPRQPHSFAEMYKLLPFFRKSLACLVCGKLLQDPISQTHPECQHYVCLGCKGQKMQIRPSCSRCKDHSSFQENKQLSLLVQCYRKLCFYVIHSPLLLCVSNHVGGSPEVMALLEEVLLSHKDEMEDPSLVHEDVNPSAPESLTPTEAPPAPAELSAVPQSSSSDPPCFNGPQECNGDVLEDVDPSSPELEVCELVEEQAQAGLSVSNTGCGGLELSLTTGRLAPTPGTVCSLRDGDSSSREVEEGEVLLLSVEEVLQTLDPLQPGRDSLHTQPVRTHTHTHTAMDRAHTQMYIQLDAAHNYTQIQTGRTNTVAGHGAHTHTSSFDPPSASKPPPVRLNRKRSHSESDREKVKPLPIASILQGSSSNSHTPNPSHTLHTHPPTPSLTVPAHTYSSLPNGAPPKPSRPAPNHNKGARKHPEPSPKKPHVKARTGGASKTKERSKDQRLMAGCLVPPAPARPPYKKPVEKKGCKCGRATQNPSVLTCRGQRCPCYSNRKACLDCICRGCQNSYMANGEKKLEAFAVPEKALEQTRLTLGINLTSITAAAALRNPATTSIRANTLLNVATATGTPVSTAFLSSSPPQEPNYEESLELLIG